CTATTAGAATTTTTTGCTGTAACGTAATAACTATAATTCAAATAAGGATCGGTTTCAGTTTTGTCGTGATATTCTGTATTTTCTATGTTTTCTGCAATTTTCTTAAATTCTTCTTCGTTTTCACTTTTTTTGTAAATTTTATAAGTTAAATTATCGCCAGATGCCGGAGTGCTCCAGGAAAGCTTTATTGCAAAATCTTCTATACTACATTTTAAATTGTCTGGCTCTGGAATCTTAATATTATCAGCCACTTCTTTATCTTCATTTTCTTCGTTTTTTGCCGTTTCTTCTTGTTGTTCGTTTAGCTCTTCTTTATTGCCATCTCCTAACTCCGTATTTTTTTTATAATAAGACTGATATATAAAAATTCCAATGACCAAAAGAAAAACCGCTAGACCAGAAAACAATAAAACTTTTTGATTTTTGCTTTTAATAACCATACCTTTAAAAATATAACACTTTTCTGTTTTTTTTAAAAGGAAAATTAGGGTTCAAAATTCTTAACGATTAATTCCAATATCGCCCTTAATTTTTTTTCTTAATATTAAAAAACTTAAAACACCCCCTAGAAAACCTACCCCGTAGGAAAAATGTAGTAGAAAAAAAACAAAAAGAGTAATGGGGAAATATTTAAATCCCTCTTTTGTTCCTATCTGCAAAGAAAATATTAAATCAAGAAAAAAATAAGCTCCGAAAATTATTAAGAAAATTACTAAAAAGATTTCTGAAAAAAATGATAAGATTCCTGTAGAGAATAAAGCCAAAACAAAAACTGAAGGAATTATTTGACGAAGAATAGATTTCAAACCAAGCTTTTGGGCAATTTTTACCTTAAAATATCCGTACTGAAATTGTTGTCGGAAAAGCTTTTTAAGAGACGAACGAACATACACATATGATTTTATTTTTGGACTAAAATAAATTTTACCTCCTAATTTAAGAATTCTTAAATTCAATTCAGCGTCTTGTCCTCGTAAAAGTTCTTCATCCATATAGCCTATCTTTTTAAAAAAGTCTCTTCTATAGGCGGCAAAAGGCAAAGTGTCTTTTATAAATCCTTCTTTTTTTCTTTGTCTATATCTTACTCCTCCGCTTCCAAAAACAGAATCTAGAACCAAAGCAATTGTTTTCGAAAAAAAATTGTCTTTTTTAACAATGGAAGTAAACGTACCACCCACTATCGTTGCTTCTGGTCTATTTTTTAAGTAATAAATTGTCCACTTTAAAAATTCCTTATCAAACACAGAATGAGCATTTAAAAAAATGATAATATCCCCCTTACTATTTTCCACCCCAAGATTCATTCCCTTTGGAGTAACCTTTTCTGGATTCTCTATCAACTTAATAAATGAGTATTTTTTTTCATAATTTTTTATAATTTCCCTTGTCCTGTCATCGCTCATGCCATCCATAACCAAAACCTCTAAATTTTCTTTCGGAAAGTTTTGCTTTAATATCGACTTAACACAATCGTCAATGAATTCTTCCTCATTACGACAAGGAATTATTATAGAAACAAAAGGATAATTTTTAATCATGTTTTTAATTCAGTAAATTATTGCTTTACCTTATAATCTAAAAAACTAAATTGATCAAATAAGTTATTATAATAGCTATAAAAATAATCGTCTTCTAAAAATAGTGGAACAATTTCTTTCATAACTAAATTTTCATTACTCTTGCTAGAATAAATCACGATTTCTATTTCTTTAATATAAACTGACTTTGAAAAAATGATTTGGGTTGTGTAATTTTTTAAACTTTTTAAATATTCAAAATCATTTTTCTTGATAATACTTTTCGACCTATCTATTTTAAGTTTTATGCCTAAGAAATTTTTGTAGAATATATCATAGTCTTGCGGAGAATCTTTTTCAGATAAAGAAATCATGTTCAAACCACTAAGTTTTATTTTTTTATCAAAAAAGATTTTTATTTTAACGGGGAATTGATTATCTGAAGACCAGTAATCCTTAAAAAAATCTCCGTTTTTTAATTTAAATTCTTTTTTGTAATTCACGTCCTTCGGCAAAAAAGTATAAATTGAATATTTTTTTTGTTGAGGACAATAAGCATTAAAAAGTTTTGCGTACTCTAAAAAAAATCTATCACCGGTTATATAATAAAGCCAGCTAAGTTGTTTGATATGAATCTTATGATAACTTTCGCATTTAGTTGGCTTTTTACTTAATGAATAATAAGAAATAAAAAGCGCATCGTAATTTTCTAATTTTTTTTTGAGAGACTCTACGCCTTCATCAAAAATTTTTTTAGCAATTGGATTTTTTTCAAATCTATATAGATCATACACCCCAGCTAATGCAAATATAAACCCGTTTAAAACTTTATATTTTTTTTCGGTCGCATATTCTTCATAGAATATAGATCCATCGGGCCAATAACTTTTTACTCCTCCTTTTTCAATATCAAATTTAAAAGGTCCAAGGGCTTTGTGCGCTAATTCTAGATATTCTCTATTGCCGGTCAGAGTATAAGCTTCAATTAATACACTAATTATTTCTCCTTGGGCCATTGCAGAAATCCATGGTGGCTCAGCTCCCTGATCTTTAACGGGAAAATCATATTCCCAAATAGCAAGATCATTTCCTTTAACTACCGCATTATTGTATAACCAATCTGCTTGTTTCAAGAACTCTCTTTTTATTAAAAAATTAGGATTTTTTAGGTAATACCTATAAAGAGAGGCAGCATATTGAGCAACGGTAACTGGATTATATTTTTTATAAGAGGGAAGGATAATTCCTTCTGAGTCAAAACTCAATTTGGAAAAAGAATTTATATTATCATCTTTAAGATAATAAGGAGGAAATAGTGAAAAATTTTCTTTATTATCTAAAACGGCTAAATCATTTATGTTTTTAAAATTATCAATTCTGCAAGAACTAAATAATAAATATATAGAAAAGAAAATTAATGAAATTAAAAAGACAAAAAAGAAAATCATCTTTTTTTTATTTCTTATAAAATTGTTTTCTTTCTTTTTTCTCATTTTTTTATTTCAAAAAATTTATAATTAAAATATCATTAATCTTGGCCAAGTAACTAATCCAATATTTTTTTATATAAATTTTCAATGATTTTTATATTTTCTTCCCAATTATAATTCTCTATAACAAAGTCTCTAGCTCTTTTACCCATTATTTCTCTTAAGTTCTTATTTAAGATTAATTCTTCAATTTTCTTTGCTGCGCTTTCTGGATTTTTCTTAGGAACAATAAAACCGGTTTTTTTATCTCTCATAACTTCGGGCAAACCACCAACATTAGAAACAATTACAGGCACCTGGCACGCTTCTGATTCTAAAACAGAGACCCCAAAGCTTTCACTCTCAGAAAGAAATACTGACACAAAAAAAGAATTAATAATTTCTGGAACTTTTTCGTGAGGAATATTTCCTAAAAATTTTGTTTTATTTTTAATGCCTAATTTTTCAGATAATTTTTGCAATTCTTCTTTTAGACTTCCTCCACCACCAATATGAAGCTCAAGGGGAATATTTCGATATTTTTTAAAAAGCAACGAAAAGCTTTGAATAAGATAGTGTATGCCGTATTTTTTTTCTAAAGTTTTTATTGTGCCAATTATTATTTTTTCCTTTGGTTTTAATTCCGGCATTGGCCTGAATTTTTTATAATCAATGCCAAAAGGAGTTAACAAAACTTTCTTTTTCGTGTATTTTTTAATCTCTCTTGCCATAACCTGGCTTGTTGAACATATATAATCTGCTTTTTTAAAGTTAAACTTAATTAATTTCTTGTGCAAGGAAGATTTTTTTGGAAATTTTAAAATGTCGCTTCCCCAAACAGAAATAATAAAAGGATGGAAACTTGATAATGCCCCCAAAAGACCATAGCTTGTAGCGTAATGACTGTGTAAAATATCTGGTTTTATTTTTTTAAGTAATTTATTAAATTCCTTTCTTTTTGATAAATACCTCCAATTAGCCATACCACCCTTAGGAGAAATTTTTTTAAT
This window of the Candidatus Paceibacterota bacterium genome carries:
- a CDS encoding glycosyltransferase, with translation MIKNYPFVSIIIPCRNEEEFIDDCVKSILKQNFPKENLEVLVMDGMSDDRTREIIKNYEKKYSFIKLIENPEKVTPKGMNLGVENSKGDIIIFLNAHSVFDKEFLKWTIYYLKNRPEATIVGGTFTSIVKKDNFFSKTIALVLDSVFGSGGVRYRQRKKEGFIKDTLPFAAYRRDFFKKIGYMDEELLRGQDAELNLRILKLGGKIYFSPKIKSYVYVRSSLKKLFRQQFQYGYFKVKIAQKLGLKSILRQIIPSVFVLALFSTGILSFFSEIFLVIFLIIFGAYFFLDLIFSLQIGTKEGFKYFPITLFVFFLLHFSYGVGFLGGVLSFLILRKKIKGDIGINR
- a CDS encoding glycosyltransferase, which translates into the protein MKILYLADAKSIHTKKIVSYFTEKGHEVTVASFQKEEIPNVTVFDLGIKKISPKGGMANWRYLSKRKEFNKLLKKIKPDILHSHYATSYGLLGALSSFHPFIISVWGSDILKFPKKSSLHKKLIKFNFKKADYICSTSQVMAREIKKYTKKKVLLTPFGIDYKKFRPMPELKPKEKIIIGTIKTLEKKYGIHYLIQSFSLLFKKYRNIPLELHIGGGGSLKEELQKLSEKLGIKNKTKFLGNIPHEKVPEIINSFFVSVFLSESESFGVSVLESEACQVPVIVSNVGGLPEVMRDKKTGFIVPKKNPESAAKKIEELILNKNLREIMGKRARDFVIENYNWEENIKIIENLYKKILD
- a CDS encoding D-glucuronyl C5-epimerase family protein — translated: MRKKKENNFIRNKKKMIFFFVFLISLIFFSIYLLFSSCRIDNFKNINDLAVLDNKENFSLFPPYYLKDDNINSFSKLSFDSEGIILPSYKKYNPVTVAQYAASLYRYYLKNPNFLIKREFLKQADWLYNNAVVKGNDLAIWEYDFPVKDQGAEPPWISAMAQGEIISVLIEAYTLTGNREYLELAHKALGPFKFDIEKGGVKSYWPDGSIFYEEYATEKKYKVLNGFIFALAGVYDLYRFEKNPIAKKIFDEGVESLKKKLENYDALFISYYSLSKKPTKCESYHKIHIKQLSWLYYITGDRFFLEYAKLFNAYCPQQKKYSIYTFLPKDVNYKKEFKLKNGDFFKDYWSSDNQFPVKIKIFFDKKIKLSGLNMISLSEKDSPQDYDIFYKNFLGIKLKIDRSKSIIKKNDFEYLKSLKNYTTQIIFSKSVYIKEIEIVIYSSKSNENLVMKEIVPLFLEDDYFYSYYNNLFDQFSFLDYKVKQ